A DNA window from Streptomyces asoensis contains the following coding sequences:
- a CDS encoding carbonic anhydrase — translation MSDIPTATPSEAFELLLAGNQRFVTNAPEHPNQDATRRAEIAPGQQPFAVLFGCSDSRLAAEIIFDRGLGDLFVVRTAGHVVGAEVLGSIEYGVDVLGCPLVVVLGHDSCKAVGAACAALEDGMAPAGYIRDVVERVTPSVLAARAAGRVEPQEVLAEHVRHTVDLLLDRSRVLAEKVAAGQAAVVGLCYRLADGSAQLVAACGFDTHVATTS, via the coding sequence ATGAGCGATATCCCCACTGCGACGCCCTCGGAAGCGTTCGAACTGCTGCTGGCCGGTAACCAGCGCTTCGTCACCAACGCCCCTGAGCACCCGAACCAGGACGCCACCCGCCGCGCCGAGATCGCCCCGGGCCAGCAGCCCTTCGCCGTGCTGTTCGGGTGTTCCGACTCCCGGCTGGCCGCCGAGATCATCTTCGACCGCGGCCTGGGCGACCTGTTCGTGGTGCGCACCGCCGGCCACGTGGTGGGGGCGGAAGTGCTGGGCAGCATCGAGTACGGCGTTGACGTGCTGGGCTGCCCGCTGGTCGTGGTGCTCGGCCACGACTCGTGCAAGGCGGTCGGCGCGGCGTGCGCCGCGCTGGAGGACGGCATGGCCCCGGCCGGCTACATCCGGGATGTGGTCGAGCGGGTGACCCCCAGCGTGCTGGCGGCGCGAGCCGCCGGACGGGTGGAGCCACAGGAGGTCCTCGCCGAGCACGTAAGGCACACTGTCGACCTGCTGCTGGACCGCTCTCGCGTCCTCGCCGAGAAGGTGGCCGCTGGCCAGGCCGCCGTGGTGGGCCTGTGCTACCGGCTGGCCGACGGCAGCGCGCAGCTCGTTGCGGCCTGCGGTTTCGACACGCACGTCGCCACCACGTCCTGA
- a CDS encoding zinc-binding dehydrogenase, with product MVFSNADRDGTITQGGYPEAIVANEDFVLREPETLDPAAAPLLCAGITVYAPLKRWGAGPGKHVAVLGLGGLGHLGVKIAKAMGAEVTVLSRSESKREAALALGATDSHRGHPRLIIRTRTARPGSGDRCSRCGLR from the coding sequence TTGGTCTTCAGCAACGCCGACCGCGACGGCACGATCACCCAGGGCGGCTACCCCGAGGCGATCGTCGCGAATGAGGACTTCGTCCTGCGCGAGCCCGAGACGCTCGACCCCGCGGCGGCGCCCCTGCTGTGCGCGGGCATCACCGTGTACGCCCCGCTCAAGCGCTGGGGCGCCGGCCCCGGCAAGCACGTCGCGGTCCTCGGCCTGGGCGGACTCGGCCACCTGGGAGTCAAGATCGCCAAGGCGATGGGCGCCGAGGTCACCGTGCTGTCGCGGTCGGAGTCCAAGCGGGAGGCCGCCCTGGCCCTGGGCGCGACGGATTCCCATCGCGGACACCCGAGGCTCATCATACGAACGCGCACGGCACGGCCTGGCTCTGGTGATCGGTGCTCTCGGTGTGGTCTTCGGTGA
- a CDS encoding KUP/HAK/KT family potassium transporter has product MIGALGVVFGDIGTSPIYTLQTVFNPSDPHLVPVTTQNVYGVVSLVFWSVVVIVLVTYVLLAMRADNDGPASWR; this is encoded by the coding sequence GTGATCGGTGCTCTCGGTGTGGTCTTCGGTGACATCGGCACCAGCCCGATCTACACCCTCCAGACGGTTTTCAACCCGAGCGATCCGCACCTCGTCCCCGTCACGACGCAGAACGTGTACGGGGTGGTGTCGCTGGTGTTCTGGTCGGTGGTGGTCATCGTCCTGGTTACCTACGTGCTCTTGGCGATGCGCGCCGACAACGACGGCCCGGCATCATGGCGCTGA
- a CDS encoding RNaseH domain-containing protein, whose amino-acid sequence MGRSNTQRDLTAHTTSIRCTPELLDGMTALVWDFGDYHSPIRTAWRDLGSTASKNAKWIKDVQESDPFLVPYSIAVTVLQQITDGYVYLDKYLAFMVTLNPVEPDALRRVFTYLEGIVRRIPLDEIPFMDPPALPRLVADVAPERRSLAKNILQEEDGKPASPDSWAYEAVKWHIAKKLAAKPFLDREVEPVREAYEATNGQVKHRTVGWQPSDNVAAVQYRPISNGDLIAWEQPIGPVFAALAHPVDLAEALKARPENPTRSQVQYALSRLSVKMATYTAEPNPVLNLDAHIRRINNTVIHASTVLVDQGTDRPIMSVSLDGRGLRQTNKHALEILAKMDADRSSLNAIEERVAGERSRLNARDENGKRIDILTPPPGAIRPTMPKTDSFAVGTGAGIYHLSLLREHIQRVFGDAVSLLDLKSKGNVFGKRSHEPATAAQEKEKKQKKQDGEYVDLIGKPSPEGIRRSIEAAGYKKLRILCLWYRDATLTRMIHGLAHPYGLDPEGIDPDPGGKKSFPLADGIEAVFCNAEALLEHGPGTQRATDAQRIAGTFAEPGVLLAAWCETEIPVRGEEHEGMKPAEVKTALAENDAKHQVVRELAKAAVPSQFLVGREYDPFTKTFTIIKRPAKAFEDHRVYMGLLDLYRSCGVVDDRFERALYPGDDPYPLPRMAFCGIHIRKQATDRKYKGQPKRIITASAIIPSPEPSGPWRMIGWSNIHPQWEHYALAQSNFHAANYPLHTENGDGEIQRWAQAGEDVRTALQELHDELDGLPYALMIDGHASRRVWPGLHNNKQGLGKDPGDPRLWLPASGLPPSWNPVSIIRMNCAQAEMPRLVAVTEKQKNGKTVPLKTSSDLYYPEARPEGHPWFLFTEPRNYGKKRHGQWKTRWRAAPGKASKNADERKENELNAPWYSMTTREITPMHTRDGYDREILAVAAARLCHQALSWSDRTRYPAPLHAALQMDLGHPQYRRSEPKDPESMEILKEASGTDL is encoded by the coding sequence ATGGGGCGAAGCAACACGCAGCGGGATCTCACCGCGCACACCACATCGATCCGGTGCACCCCCGAGCTTCTGGACGGCATGACCGCCCTGGTCTGGGACTTCGGCGACTACCACTCGCCCATCCGCACGGCCTGGCGGGATTTGGGGAGCACGGCCTCAAAGAACGCGAAATGGATCAAGGATGTCCAGGAATCCGACCCCTTCCTGGTCCCCTATTCCATCGCTGTCACCGTGCTCCAGCAGATCACCGATGGCTACGTCTACCTGGACAAGTACCTGGCCTTCATGGTGACGCTCAACCCCGTGGAGCCCGACGCCCTCAGGAGGGTCTTCACTTACCTGGAAGGCATCGTCCGCCGGATTCCTCTGGATGAGATCCCCTTCATGGATCCACCCGCCTTGCCCCGACTGGTCGCGGACGTCGCTCCTGAGCGCCGAAGCCTGGCTAAGAACATCCTCCAGGAGGAAGACGGCAAGCCCGCCAGTCCCGACAGCTGGGCCTATGAGGCGGTGAAGTGGCACATCGCCAAGAAGCTGGCGGCAAAGCCCTTCCTCGACCGGGAAGTCGAGCCGGTCCGTGAGGCGTACGAGGCGACGAACGGCCAGGTGAAACACAGGACCGTCGGCTGGCAGCCCTCCGACAACGTCGCGGCAGTGCAGTACCGGCCCATCAGCAACGGTGACCTGATCGCCTGGGAACAGCCCATCGGCCCGGTCTTCGCCGCCCTCGCCCACCCGGTCGACCTCGCCGAAGCGCTCAAGGCCCGTCCCGAGAACCCCACCCGCAGTCAAGTCCAGTACGCGCTGTCCCGCCTGTCGGTGAAGATGGCCACCTACACGGCCGAGCCGAACCCCGTCCTGAATCTTGACGCTCACATCCGGCGCATCAACAACACGGTGATCCACGCCAGCACCGTTCTCGTGGACCAGGGAACAGACCGGCCGATCATGTCTGTGTCCCTGGATGGGCGCGGTCTGCGGCAGACGAACAAGCACGCGCTGGAAATCCTGGCGAAGATGGACGCCGACCGGTCATCGCTCAACGCCATCGAGGAACGCGTCGCCGGTGAGCGCAGCCGCCTGAACGCCAGGGACGAAAATGGCAAGAGGATCGACATCCTGACTCCTCCTCCTGGAGCGATCAGGCCGACCATGCCGAAGACGGACTCCTTCGCTGTCGGTACCGGCGCCGGCATCTACCATCTCTCCCTGCTGCGGGAACACATCCAGCGAGTCTTCGGTGACGCCGTCTCCCTGCTCGACCTGAAGTCGAAGGGGAATGTCTTCGGTAAGCGTTCCCACGAGCCCGCCACCGCCGCCCAGGAGAAAGAGAAGAAACAGAAGAAGCAGGATGGCGAATACGTCGATCTCATCGGCAAGCCCTCCCCGGAGGGTATTCGCCGTTCCATCGAAGCGGCCGGATACAAGAAACTCCGCATCCTGTGCCTGTGGTACCGCGACGCGACCCTCACGCGGATGATCCACGGTCTCGCCCACCCCTACGGGCTGGACCCGGAGGGCATCGATCCGGACCCTGGCGGAAAGAAGTCCTTCCCGCTCGCGGACGGCATCGAAGCTGTCTTCTGCAACGCCGAAGCCCTGCTGGAGCACGGCCCCGGCACTCAGCGCGCCACTGACGCCCAAAGGATCGCCGGCACCTTCGCAGAACCCGGCGTCCTCCTCGCCGCCTGGTGTGAAACAGAGATCCCAGTGCGCGGCGAGGAACACGAGGGCATGAAGCCCGCCGAAGTGAAGACCGCCCTGGCGGAGAACGACGCCAAGCACCAAGTCGTCCGGGAACTCGCCAAGGCCGCAGTGCCGTCCCAATTCCTCGTCGGCCGCGAGTACGACCCGTTCACCAAGACCTTCACCATCATCAAGAGGCCGGCGAAAGCCTTCGAGGATCACCGCGTCTACATGGGTCTGCTGGACCTCTACCGTTCGTGCGGGGTCGTGGACGACCGCTTCGAGCGTGCCCTCTACCCCGGCGACGACCCCTACCCGCTGCCCCGCATGGCCTTCTGCGGCATCCACATCCGCAAGCAGGCCACGGACCGCAAGTACAAGGGCCAGCCCAAAAGGATCATCACCGCCAGCGCGATCATCCCCTCTCCTGAACCCAGCGGCCCGTGGCGCATGATCGGCTGGAGCAACATCCACCCGCAGTGGGAGCACTACGCCCTCGCACAGAGCAACTTCCACGCCGCCAACTACCCTCTTCACACTGAAAACGGCGACGGCGAAATCCAGCGCTGGGCACAGGCCGGTGAAGACGTCCGCACCGCACTCCAAGAGCTCCACGACGAGCTCGACGGCCTGCCCTACGCCTTGATGATCGACGGTCACGCCAGCCGCCGTGTATGGCCCGGCCTCCACAACAACAAGCAGGGCCTCGGAAAAGATCCCGGGGACCCGCGCCTCTGGCTCCCCGCAAGCGGACTGCCCCCGTCCTGGAATCCGGTCAGCATCATCCGCATGAACTGCGCGCAGGCGGAAATGCCCCGTCTGGTCGCCGTCACCGAGAAGCAGAAGAACGGCAAGACCGTCCCGCTCAAGACCTCCAGCGACCTCTACTACCCGGAAGCCCGGCCCGAAGGCCACCCCTGGTTCCTGTTCACCGAACCCCGCAACTACGGCAAGAAGCGCCATGGGCAGTGGAAGACCCGCTGGCGCGCCGCCCCGGGGAAAGCATCGAAGAATGCCGACGAGCGCAAGGAGAACGAACTGAACGCACCCTGGTACAGCATGACCACCAGGGAGATCACCCCGATGCACACGCGGGACGGCTACGACCGAGAGATTCTCGCGGTTGCCGCGGCGCGGCTTTGTCACCAGGCGCTCTCCTGGTCAGACCGGACGCGATACCCGGCCCCGCTCCACGCCGCGCTTCAGATGGACCTTGGCCACCCCCAGTACCGACGCTCCGAGCCGAAGGACCCTGAGAGCATGGAAATCCTGAAGGAAGCCAGCGGCACCGACCTGTAG
- a CDS encoding WD40 repeat domain-containing protein, which produces MSRKQQSAVPAEITENELFIGREWALNAVAMWLSGTGRVLLIEAEPGGGKTAFAARLMRSCSDGRLAAVHFCQQRRQESLSAVQILENLASQLAESVPGYAHRLVGSRHREIFLKIEARQKVRSMVNSTLTGVHLALGEIEPRQAFDEVLRAPLKRLQEDGSLANSVVVLIDALDETVEGAQGVTWAQLLASEMGRDPPPALRLIATSRPGFAAAQLSHYVGSHLQSLNLLDDEPPDVDDVAAYARHRLRAAPASGRNTLAERIAESGKGNFLYAKYVLDDILGRHPMPVDLAELPLPRGLTNVYRDFMSRAIYAAPDAWQQRFRPLLAALVESQGDGLTRAELVFITGIRERELDDTLHVCRPYMHITPEGAMRPYHQSLRDFFRQPGDLHIYPRHTHAEIAEHLIAAHQERWVDSPYLVEHLATHVAAACAPGQSAEPGVQRLAVRLTDPAFIQARTALAGIDALLSDYARVLAAMSYPPPELSAVYRLVRRQAHHLRKWNKDAEQGFLLQQLLYEAVAGGHRDLVHVIAAYLDEERLPHLRAVWATSSDSSCLTHTLAGAGAVAITPDGSRAVTASGDGTGRVWNLATGQELHTLTGHTKGVVAVAITPDGTRAVTASGDGTGRVWDLATGQELHTLAGHQGWVRSVAVTPDGTRAVTASGDGTGRVWNLATGQELHTLTGHTKGVVAVAITPDGTRAVTASGDGTGRVWDLATGQELHTLTHGYDLEAVAVTPESGRAITSSLNGTGKVWDLATGQELRTLVGHHFTADYVAVSPDGTCAITASRDRTARVWDLATGQNLHILAHADWVEAVAITPDGTRVITASQDRTAKVWDLATGQELHTLRGHAQGVYAVAIAPDGTRAVTASGDGTARVWDLAEEQAHYSVSHSKPVSAVAAVPHGTQIVTGSSDGTARVWDLATGEMIHTLAHGTNGYVSALASSGTHVITAYHEFSTQVWGDADRVHIWDLATGQEQCILTGHTDVVNAAAVTPDGTHAITVSRDETARVWDLATRKAVHILQAHTSNVITVAVTPDGSRAVTGSADGTARVWDLATGEELHTLAKHAGLIYAVAVTPDGSRAITASIDRAARVWDLATGQELHTLRGHTSAVHAVAVTPDGTRAVTASWDGTGRVWSLATGRELYTLIGHAQDSRVNAVVVTPDGANAVTISWDATARLWSLGDGQQILQFTPRHIIECIAVASGERPTILCGTQGGDLLCLEPRL; this is translated from the coding sequence ATGAGTCGCAAACAGCAGAGCGCCGTGCCAGCAGAAATAACCGAAAATGAGTTGTTCATCGGCCGAGAATGGGCACTGAATGCGGTTGCCATGTGGCTCTCTGGCACAGGGCGCGTGTTGCTGATCGAAGCAGAGCCCGGTGGTGGCAAGACGGCGTTCGCAGCCCGCTTGATGCGGTCCTGCAGCGACGGGCGGCTGGCAGCCGTCCACTTTTGCCAGCAGCGCCGGCAAGAATCCCTGAGTGCCGTGCAGATTCTAGAGAACCTCGCTTCGCAGTTGGCTGAATCCGTTCCTGGATACGCGCACCGCCTGGTGGGGAGCCGCCACCGGGAGATCTTTCTCAAGATTGAAGCCAGGCAGAAGGTCAGGTCCATGGTGAACTCGACGTTGACCGGAGTTCATCTGGCTCTGGGGGAAATTGAGCCGCGACAGGCGTTCGATGAAGTGCTCCGCGCGCCACTCAAACGCCTTCAGGAGGACGGGTCGCTGGCCAATTCAGTAGTTGTCCTCATCGATGCGTTGGACGAGACGGTGGAAGGTGCCCAAGGTGTCACCTGGGCACAGTTGCTGGCAAGCGAGATGGGTCGTGACCCGCCCCCGGCTCTGCGGCTGATCGCCACTAGCCGGCCAGGATTTGCCGCTGCCCAATTGTCCCACTATGTCGGCAGCCACCTGCAGTCTTTGAACCTACTCGATGACGAGCCACCAGACGTGGACGACGTCGCTGCCTACGCACGTCACCGACTGCGTGCCGCCCCCGCCTCCGGGCGGAACACCCTCGCTGAGAGGATCGCTGAATCTGGAAAGGGCAACTTCCTTTACGCAAAATACGTCCTCGACGATATCCTCGGCCGACACCCAATGCCAGTAGACCTCGCGGAACTTCCGCTTCCCCGTGGCCTGACCAACGTTTACCGAGATTTTATGAGCCGGGCAATATATGCGGCGCCGGACGCCTGGCAACAGCGCTTTCGGCCTCTATTGGCTGCATTGGTCGAGAGTCAAGGTGATGGCCTCACCAGGGCCGAGCTAGTCTTCATTACTGGGATTCGAGAACGCGAACTTGACGACACCTTGCATGTATGTCGACCATACATGCATATCACCCCTGAGGGTGCGATGCGCCCTTACCACCAGTCACTGCGTGATTTCTTCCGTCAGCCCGGCGACTTGCACATCTACCCTCGCCACACCCACGCCGAAATCGCCGAACACCTCATAGCCGCCCACCAGGAGCGCTGGGTCGACTCCCCCTATCTAGTCGAGCATCTGGCCACACACGTTGCAGCTGCTTGCGCTCCCGGCCAGAGTGCGGAGCCCGGCGTCCAGAGGCTCGCGGTCCGGCTCACGGATCCCGCTTTCATTCAGGCCCGTACCGCTTTGGCTGGCATCGATGCCCTGCTTTCCGATTACGCCCGCGTTCTCGCCGCCATGAGCTACCCACCCCCCGAGCTGAGCGCCGTGTACCGGCTGGTCAGGCGTCAAGCCCACCACCTCCGTAAATGGAACAAGGACGCAGAGCAGGGTTTCTTGCTCCAGCAACTGCTGTATGAGGCTGTTGCTGGCGGGCACCGCGATCTCGTGCATGTAATCGCCGCCTACCTAGATGAGGAACGTTTGCCGCATCTACGAGCCGTGTGGGCTACAAGCAGTGATTCCTCCTGTCTCACTCACACCCTCGCCGGCGCCGGGGCGGTTGCGATCACGCCGGACGGCAGCCGGGCTGTCACAGCCTCAGGGGATGGCACAGGCCGGGTGTGGAACCTGGCCACGGGGCAGGAACTGCACACGCTCACCGGTCACACCAAAGGGGTGGTGGCCGTTGCGATCACGCCGGACGGCACCCGGGCCGTCACAGCCTCAGGGGATGGCACAGGCCGGGTGTGGGACCTTGCCACCGGCCAGGAACTACACACGCTGGCGGGACACCAGGGGTGGGTGCGCTCGGTGGCTGTCACGCCCGACGGCACCCGGGCCGTCACAGCCTCAGGGGATGGCACAGGCCGGGTGTGGAACCTGGCCACGGGGCAGGAACTGCACACGCTCACCGGTCACACCAAAGGGGTGGTGGCCGTTGCGATCACGCCGGACGGCACCCGGGCCGTCACAGCCTCAGGGGATGGCACAGGCCGGGTGTGGGACCTTGCCACCGGCCAGGAACTACACACGCTCACCCACGGTTACGATTTGGAGGCGGTCGCGGTGACACCTGAGAGCGGCCGCGCCATCACTAGCTCTCTGAACGGCACGGGCAAGGTGTGGGATCTGGCCACCGGACAGGAGCTACGTACGCTTGTTGGCCACCATTTCACAGCAGACTACGTGGCAGTTTCTCCAGACGGCACATGTGCCATCACCGCGTCTCGAGACCGGACTGCCCGAGTCTGGGACCTGGCGACGGGGCAAAACCTGCACATACTCGCCCATGCGGATTGGGTAGAAGCAGTCGCGATCACGCCGGATGGGACGCGAGTCATCACCGCGTCCCAGGACCGCACGGCCAAGGTGTGGGATCTGGCCACTGGACAGGAACTGCACACCCTCAGAGGGCACGCCCAGGGCGTGTACGCGGTTGCTATTGCTCCGGATGGCACTCGGGCTGTCACAGCCTCCGGTGACGGTACGGCTCGGGTTTGGGACCTCGCCGAGGAACAGGCGCACTACAGCGTGAGCCACTCCAAGCCGGTGAGTGCGGTTGCGGCGGTGCCCCATGGCACTCAGATAGTCACCGGATCCAGCGACGGTACGGCCCGGGTGTGGGACCTCGCCACTGGAGAGATGATTCACACCCTTGCGCATGGCACGAACGGCTACGTGAGCGCGCTTGCCTCGAGCGGTACCCACGTCATAACGGCCTATCATGAGTTCAGCACCCAAGTGTGGGGGGATGCAGACCGGGTTCACATATGGGACCTGGCTACCGGACAGGAGCAGTGCATCCTCACGGGTCATACGGACGTGGTGAATGCGGCGGCGGTCACACCAGATGGCACCCACGCCATCACGGTATCGCGTGACGAAACTGCAAGGGTCTGGGACCTGGCCACTAGAAAGGCCGTGCACATCCTCCAAGCACACACGAGCAATGTGATTACGGTGGCGGTCACCCCTGACGGTTCTCGTGCTGTGACGGGATCAGCAGACGGCACCGCCCGCGTATGGGACTTGGCCACGGGCGAGGAGCTCCACACTCTGGCTAAACATGCTGGCCTCATATACGCCGTGGCAGTGACCCCTGATGGTTCTCGTGCCATCACTGCGTCGATAGACCGCGCTGCTCGCGTGTGGGATTTGGCCACGGGGCAGGAGCTGCACACCCTGAGAGGCCACACCAGCGCGGTGCACGCGGTGGCTGTCACGCCGGATGGCACCCGGGCTGTCACAGCGTCGTGGGATGGCACAGGCCGGGTGTGGAGCCTGGCTACCGGACGGGAGCTGTACACTCTCATCGGCCATGCTCAAGACAGCAGAGTGAACGCGGTGGTGGTCACCCCGGACGGTGCGAACGCCGTAACCATCTCCTGGGATGCCACAGCTCGCCTGTGGAGCCTAGGTGATGGCCAGCAGATCTTGCAGTTCACCCCTCGCCACATAATTGAGTGCATCGCGGTGGCCTCCGGAGAAAGACCGACAATCCTCTGCGGCACCCAGGGCGGAGATCTGCTCTGCCTGGAACCCCGTCTCTGA
- a CDS encoding Shedu anti-phage system protein SduA domain-containing protein, whose product MAESLERKCKAPTAEQITIARALALPLGQATPALVAAAELRVLLRMPLALTLAGDFGDDEYEVLLDLANRTDLAVPEMDKLGCRELLNAWLRVARDRESAAALRRLKPAVDDVVTARDRRKGPDIHGEISSIGANGRLHFRGGHGLGTAPHRVTRITRPGEDGYLDQLHLAREHAAAVQSNPARITRAQEAQLERWRINFPATPAAIEALRNALETADEEAAMQRLLEKHPALLAGTVVGTHDTWIRPQVQLGNHYMADFMIAGQTSLGVRWTLVELESPVSRLTNPGNRRATATLRHAVDQIEDWRRWLSTNLHYARSARDADGLGLPGITAEVPGLIIMARETYDDAAAEIRELHARRSHIQVRTYDWLMRINESPDPLRRDAPDQRLRLA is encoded by the coding sequence GTGGCCGAGAGCCTTGAACGTAAGTGCAAGGCGCCGACGGCCGAGCAGATTACCATCGCCCGCGCCTTGGCCTTGCCCCTAGGACAGGCCACACCCGCGCTGGTCGCTGCCGCCGAGCTGCGCGTCCTGCTTCGAATGCCTCTGGCGCTCACGCTCGCCGGTGACTTCGGCGACGACGAGTACGAGGTCCTCCTCGATCTCGCGAACCGCACGGACCTGGCGGTTCCCGAAATGGACAAGCTCGGATGCCGGGAGCTGCTTAACGCCTGGCTGCGCGTCGCCCGTGACCGCGAGTCCGCCGCCGCCCTGCGTCGGCTAAAGCCTGCGGTCGATGACGTTGTTACCGCTCGCGACCGGCGCAAGGGGCCGGATATACACGGCGAGATCTCATCAATCGGCGCCAATGGCCGACTGCACTTCCGGGGCGGCCACGGGCTCGGCACTGCCCCACACCGGGTCACCCGCATCACCCGCCCCGGTGAGGACGGCTACCTCGATCAGCTCCATCTGGCCCGCGAACACGCCGCTGCGGTTCAGAGCAACCCGGCTCGAATTACCCGAGCACAGGAGGCGCAGCTGGAACGCTGGCGGATCAACTTTCCAGCGACCCCGGCGGCGATCGAGGCACTGCGCAACGCACTGGAGACAGCGGACGAAGAGGCCGCGATGCAGCGGCTCTTGGAGAAGCACCCGGCGCTGCTGGCCGGCACCGTAGTGGGCACCCACGACACCTGGATCCGGCCCCAGGTCCAGCTCGGCAACCACTACATGGCCGACTTCATGATCGCCGGTCAGACCTCACTCGGAGTTCGGTGGACGCTGGTCGAACTGGAGAGCCCGGTCAGTCGCCTGACCAACCCCGGCAATAGGCGGGCGACGGCCACCCTGCGGCACGCGGTCGACCAGATCGAGGACTGGCGCAGGTGGCTGTCCACCAATCTGCACTACGCCCGCTCCGCGCGCGACGCCGACGGACTGGGCCTGCCGGGTATCACGGCTGAAGTCCCAGGCTTAATCATCATGGCCCGCGAGACTTACGACGACGCAGCCGCCGAAATCCGGGAACTGCATGCCCGGCGCTCCCACATCCAGGTACGCACCTACGACTGGCTGATGCGCATCAACGAGTCCCCCGACCCTCTCCGCCGAGACGCCCCCGACCAACGCCTTCGGCTCGCTTGA
- a CDS encoding alcohol dehydrogenase catalytic domain-containing protein, with amino-acid sequence MGDQITKHQVGNRVGLGCMVNSCRECENCRQGEEQYCLNGHTLGLQQRRPRRHDHPGRLPRGDRRE; translated from the coding sequence GTGGGCGACCAGATCACCAAGCACCAGGTCGGCAACCGAGTCGGTCTCGGCTGCATGGTCAACTCCTGCCGCGAGTGCGAAAACTGCCGACAGGGCGAGGAGCAGTATTGCCTCAACGGACACACCCTTGGTCTTCAGCAACGCCGACCGCGACGGCACGATCACCCAGGGCGGCTACCCCGAGGCGATCGTCGCGAATGA
- a CDS encoding KUP/HAK/KT family potassium transporter encodes MALITLLRRYTSRPAGKTAAVLAALGIFGASLFFGDSMITPAISVLSATRAPVLPG; translated from the coding sequence ATGGCGCTGATCACCCTCTTACGGCGATACACCTCGCGGCCGGCCGGAAAAACCGCCGCCGTACTGGCCGCGCTGGGCATCTTCGGAGCGTCGCTGTTCTTCGGCGACAGCATGATCACCCCGGCGATCTCGGTCCTGTCCGCGACCAGGGCCCCGGTTCTTCCAGGCTGA